The Seleniivibrio woodruffii genome window below encodes:
- a CDS encoding STAS domain-containing protein, translating into MNIEEKVTDGRVVIRVSGALTVGNVVELHSKLRELLNTADAVEMEIGETRDADLTFLQLLCSAHRAFVARNKRFTVTGLKNDLLSRENFSGFTRERGCTRDKWSDCALMKEKTNV; encoded by the coding sequence GTGAACATAGAGGAAAAAGTGACGGACGGAAGGGTCGTTATACGGGTTTCAGGCGCACTTACCGTCGGCAATGTGGTGGAGCTGCACTCGAAGCTTAGAGAGCTTCTGAACACTGCAGATGCGGTTGAGATGGAAATAGGCGAAACCCGAGATGCTGATCTGACATTTTTACAGCTTCTCTGTTCGGCGCACAGAGCTTTCGTAGCCAGAAATAAGCGGTTCACCGTTACTGGACTTAAAAACGATCTACTCAGTCGTGAGAACTTTTCCGGATTCACAAGGGAACGAGGCTGCACAAGAGACAAATGGAGTGACTGCGCACTGATGAAGGAGAAGACCAATGTCTAA
- a CDS encoding CheR family methyltransferase: MKVKKPMDSEASNDSIYCQKLTNAEFAQIQDYIQKNCGIRLPVTKKNMVEGRLRRRLKTLGMGSYSEYLSMVFEGEDHLAEQEKLSLIDVITTNKTDFFREPKHFSYMNDVLLPQLEAEGAGTKRCLNVWSSACSTGEEPYTIAMVLAEYFGVDGDFRVFASDISYSVLERAINGVYTEEKAQDIPLSLKKKYLMRSKSRNGLVRFKPEIREKVTFGRLNLMDNNYNLPVIMDMTFCRNVIIYFDTETQQNIINKICRYIMPGGNLFLGHSESVHGMNLPLEVIVPTIFRRK, translated from the coding sequence TTGAAAGTTAAAAAACCTATGGACTCTGAAGCCTCAAACGACAGTATTTACTGTCAGAAACTTACAAACGCTGAATTTGCGCAGATTCAGGACTACATTCAGAAAAACTGCGGAATAAGACTCCCCGTCACCAAAAAAAACATGGTGGAGGGGAGGCTCCGCAGGAGACTGAAAACACTGGGGATGGGGTCATATTCTGAATATCTTTCTATGGTTTTCGAGGGTGAAGACCACTTGGCAGAGCAGGAGAAGCTCAGCCTCATCGATGTGATAACCACAAATAAGACGGACTTTTTCCGTGAACCTAAGCATTTCAGCTATATGAACGATGTCCTTCTGCCTCAGCTGGAGGCCGAAGGAGCCGGAACCAAGCGATGTCTGAACGTATGGAGTTCAGCCTGTTCCACAGGCGAGGAACCTTACACCATTGCCATGGTTCTGGCGGAATATTTCGGAGTGGACGGAGATTTTCGTGTGTTTGCAAGCGATATAAGCTATTCGGTGCTGGAAAGGGCTATCAACGGGGTTTATACAGAGGAGAAGGCGCAGGATATTCCGCTGAGCCTTAAAAAGAAATATCTTATGCGCTCCAAAAGCAGGAACGGTCTGGTGCGCTTTAAGCCTGAGATAAGGGAGAAGGTTACATTCGGCAGACTGAACCTCATGGATAACAATTATAACCTTCCGGTTATAATGGATATGACTTTCTGCCGGAATGTAATAATATACTTCGACACGGAAACACAACAGAACATAATAAACAAGATTTGCCGGTACATTATGCCGGGCGGTAATTTATTTTTGGGACACTCTGAATCCGTGCATGGCATGAACCTCCCGTTGGAGGTGATCGTGCCCACAATATTCAGAAGGAAATAA
- a CDS encoding zinc ribbon domain-containing protein YjdM: protein MSSLPKCPQCSSEYTYEDRGLFICPECSHEWSGETEQTESSEGLVVKDANGNLLADGDSITVIKDLKVKGSSLVVKVGTKVKNIRLVDGDHNIDCKIDGIGAMKLKSEFVKKL, encoded by the coding sequence ATGTCATCACTGCCTAAATGCCCGCAATGCTCGTCAGAATATACATATGAAGACAGAGGGCTTTTCATCTGCCCCGAATGCTCACACGAGTGGAGCGGAGAGACCGAGCAGACCGAAAGCTCCGAAGGTCTTGTAGTTAAAGATGCAAACGGAAACCTGCTAGCCGACGGCGACAGCATCACTGTCATAAAAGACCTGAAAGTTAAGGGTTCGTCACTGGTGGTAAAGGTCGGAACGAAGGTCAAGAACATCCGCCTTGTGGACGGCGACCACAACATCGACTGTAAGATAGACGGAATCGGCGCAATGAAGCTGAAGTCGGAATTCGTTAAAAAACTCTGA
- a CDS encoding DUF192 domain-containing protein, with protein sequence MVLLLLCSSALASEIMKVSVSGVDRIFHLEAAFSEEEKLNGLMHRTKLDSSDGMIFIYNEPETVKMWMKNTLIPLDMIFADMKGRIVYIREKTVPLSLEKIGPDIPVSYIIELNAGEVEKHRIRIADTITISR encoded by the coding sequence ATGGTTTTGCTTCTTCTGTGCTCCTCAGCTTTGGCCTCGGAAATAATGAAAGTATCCGTGTCCGGCGTGGACAGGATTTTTCATCTGGAGGCGGCATTTTCTGAAGAGGAGAAGCTGAACGGCCTGATGCACCGCACAAAACTGGACAGCTCCGACGGAATGATTTTCATCTACAATGAGCCGGAAACTGTGAAAATGTGGATGAAGAACACCCTGATACCGCTGGATATGATATTTGCCGACATGAAAGGCCGAATAGTCTATATCAGGGAAAAAACAGTGCCTCTCAGCCTTGAAAAGATAGGCCCCGACATTCCTGTATCATACATAATAGAGCTGAACGCAGGTGAGGTTGAAAAACACCGCATACGAATTGCGGACACAATTACCATCAGCCGCTGA
- a CDS encoding methyl-accepting chemotaxis protein, with protein sequence MAQSDDAGRALESFTVGQTGASSGNFVETNRSTLVNVINELEQTGDYSRQTNEQLAQVISEIQGIKVIVSNVEYIADQTNLLALNAAIEAARAGEHGRGFAVVADEIRKLSEKSNQFAMEIRRAVDDIAGKINTIHDKSVDDFKNIQHVSARSHNDVDSALNCLDRAIEESNRIMDGLRQSSMGLAEDINRMVVSMQYQDINRQRLEHVIDPMEIMKEDLSRISMGLKDVSNMDFSRELKDLNEHVKLIYTMESERHVMQNNSAGRASVKDASARTDNVELF encoded by the coding sequence ATGGCTCAGTCAGATGATGCCGGCCGTGCTCTGGAGAGCTTTACTGTGGGACAGACCGGAGCCTCCAGCGGAAACTTTGTTGAAACAAACCGCAGTACTCTGGTCAACGTTATCAATGAGCTGGAACAAACTGGCGACTATTCCAGACAGACAAACGAACAGCTTGCTCAGGTGATAAGCGAGATTCAGGGGATAAAGGTCATTGTTTCAAACGTTGAATATATCGCCGACCAGACAAATCTTCTGGCTCTGAATGCCGCAATAGAGGCGGCAAGGGCGGGTGAACACGGCAGAGGTTTTGCCGTTGTTGCCGACGAAATACGCAAACTTTCGGAAAAATCAAACCAGTTCGCAATGGAGATCCGCCGTGCGGTGGACGACATTGCCGGAAAGATAAACACCATACACGATAAATCCGTGGATGATTTCAAAAACATTCAGCATGTCTCTGCAAGATCTCACAACGACGTTGATTCGGCACTTAACTGTCTGGACAGAGCCATTGAGGAGTCCAACAGGATAATGGACGGACTTCGCCAAAGCTCCATGGGGCTTGCGGAGGATATCAACAGAATGGTGGTTTCAATGCAGTATCAGGACATAAACAGGCAGAGGCTGGAGCACGTCATAGACCCTATGGAGATAATGAAAGAGGATCTCAGCCGTATCTCCATGGGACTTAAGGACGTTTCGAACATGGACTTCAGCAGGGAGCTTAAGGACCTGAACGAGCATGTGAAGCTTATTTATACAATGGAATCCGAAAGACACGTCATGCAGAACAATAGTGCCGGCAGGGCGAGTGTTAAGGATGCTTCCGCAAGAACGGACAATGTGGAACTATTCTGA
- a CDS encoding methyl-accepting chemotaxis protein encodes MFKNLKIGMKLLIGFGLVIALLLIVGIVSYNGMNVVLKGAKYSDALATMTIQFKDARQQEKNFVIRGDNASVEAVSAAIAELSKTVEATKEFTNETQDAKLTEIMKAVEEYHTIFESYVTLHKEKQRAFDEMAAEGANISNKLMQMTSTQVFGDFALVRVKFRDLYFTGNLDLIADIDKGIASVKSGAASIPEIVTELDSYRQNIETVIKTVKAQNDTDKAMIEAGREAQRLASEENDASTGAMLSAFQSAITVMIIIIIVAVIVGIIAAMVITKGITGPVTKGVEYAKELANGNLDAKLDIDQRDEVGQLATALKAMVEKLRSIITDVRTSSDNVAAGARELSSAAQDMSQGATEQAASAEEASASMEEMASNINQNADNALQTEKIALKSSTDAKEGGDAVQKTVKAMKEIADKISIIEEIARQTNLLALNAAIEAARAGEHGKGFAVVASEVRKLAERSQEAAREISDLSSTSVDIAEKAGQLLNQILPDIQKTAELVQEITAGSSEMRTGGEQINSAIQQLDQVIQRNAGASEEMAATAEELSSQSDALQQAISFFKMRSDGGSSDRYSGAKKTAKKPSPVKHFEKPVFLHNEGKSVKKDGEGIDLDLRDIRKDHDSDFESF; translated from the coding sequence ATGTTTAAGAATCTCAAGATCGGAATGAAGCTGCTGATCGGATTCGGGCTTGTGATAGCCCTTCTGCTGATCGTGGGAATAGTATCCTATAACGGCATGAACGTGGTTCTGAAAGGAGCGAAATACTCCGATGCTCTGGCTACAATGACCATCCAGTTCAAAGATGCCAGACAGCAGGAAAAGAACTTCGTCATCAGAGGGGACAATGCTTCTGTCGAAGCTGTTTCGGCTGCAATAGCTGAACTCAGCAAAACAGTTGAGGCCACCAAAGAGTTCACAAACGAAACTCAGGATGCGAAACTTACTGAAATAATGAAGGCTGTGGAAGAATACCACACAATCTTTGAAAGCTATGTAACTCTGCACAAGGAAAAGCAGAGAGCCTTCGACGAAATGGCTGCCGAGGGAGCTAATATCAGCAACAAACTTATGCAGATGACATCGACTCAGGTTTTTGGTGATTTTGCACTGGTCAGGGTCAAGTTCAGAGACCTTTATTTTACAGGAAATCTTGACCTTATCGCAGATATTGACAAAGGTATCGCCAGTGTCAAATCCGGTGCGGCATCCATTCCGGAGATAGTTACCGAGCTCGATTCATACAGACAGAATATAGAAACAGTAATTAAAACAGTCAAAGCACAGAATGATACCGACAAGGCAATGATTGAGGCAGGAAGAGAGGCTCAGAGACTGGCATCGGAAGAGAACGACGCCAGTACGGGAGCAATGCTTTCTGCGTTTCAGTCAGCAATCACGGTCATGATAATCATCATCATAGTTGCAGTGATTGTGGGCATTATAGCGGCAATGGTTATAACCAAAGGTATCACAGGCCCCGTTACGAAAGGTGTTGAGTATGCGAAAGAGCTTGCAAACGGCAACCTTGATGCGAAGCTCGATATCGACCAGAGAGACGAGGTCGGTCAGCTTGCCACAGCGCTTAAAGCTATGGTTGAAAAACTTAGAAGCATCATAACCGACGTCCGCACATCATCCGACAACGTTGCCGCAGGAGCCAGAGAGCTTTCCAGCGCAGCTCAGGATATGTCGCAGGGCGCAACGGAACAGGCCGCCAGCGCAGAAGAGGCATCAGCCTCTATGGAAGAGATGGCGTCCAACATAAACCAGAACGCAGACAACGCTCTTCAGACAGAGAAAATAGCTCTGAAATCATCAACCGATGCGAAGGAAGGCGGAGATGCGGTTCAGAAAACAGTGAAAGCGATGAAAGAGATAGCGGACAAGATATCAATCATCGAAGAGATAGCCCGTCAGACCAACCTCCTCGCTCTTAACGCTGCAATAGAGGCAGCCAGAGCAGGCGAACACGGCAAAGGTTTTGCAGTGGTTGCTTCCGAGGTTCGCAAGCTTGCAGAGCGCAGCCAGGAAGCGGCAAGAGAGATCAGCGACCTTTCATCCACCAGTGTGGATATTGCTGAAAAGGCCGGACAGCTTCTTAACCAGATTCTGCCCGACATTCAGAAGACGGCGGAACTTGTTCAGGAGATAACCGCAGGCAGCAGCGAAATGCGCACAGGCGGCGAGCAGATAAACTCTGCCATACAGCAGCTTGACCAGGTGATCCAGCGCAACGCAGGGGCATCAGAAGAGATGGCAGCCACGGCTGAGGAACTCTCCAGCCAGTCCGATGCACTTCAGCAGGCGATCTCATTCTTTAAAATGAGAAGCGACGGCGGTTCGTCCGACAGATATTCAGGGGCAAAGAAGACGGCAAAAAAGCCCTCTCCTGTGAAGCATTTTGAAAAACCGGTATTCCTTCATAACGAAGGCAAATCTGTTAAAAAGGATGGCGAAGGGATAGACCTTGATCTTCGTGACATCAGAAAAGACCACGACTCCGACTTCGAAAGTTTTTAA
- a CDS encoding chemotaxis protein CheD: protein MFNEIESYYLKPGEIFYSEEPAMVRTVLGSCVSITMFVPRFKIGIISHCMLPSSQDAIHRGEDAMKYVDCALLYMNKKIINSGAEKRETEVKLFGGSNMFTIADADSGVGIKNVNSAINLIKKLGYGIVSSDTGGNFTRKLFFSFDTGKVYLRKISKIQGM from the coding sequence ATGTTCAATGAAATTGAAAGTTATTATCTGAAACCGGGGGAGATATTCTATTCGGAGGAACCCGCAATGGTGCGAACCGTGCTCGGTTCCTGCGTCAGTATCACAATGTTCGTTCCTCGATTTAAAATAGGAATAATCAGCCACTGCATGTTGCCCAGCTCGCAGGACGCAATACACAGAGGCGAAGACGCCATGAAGTATGTCGACTGCGCACTTCTTTACATGAATAAGAAGATAATCAACAGCGGGGCGGAAAAGAGGGAGACCGAGGTAAAACTGTTCGGCGGCAGTAATATGTTCACCATTGCCGATGCCGATTCGGGGGTGGGAATAAAAAATGTCAATTCCGCCATAAACCTGATAAAAAAGCTCGGCTATGGGATCGTATCCAGCGACACAGGCGGCAATTTCACCCGCAAACTGTTCTTCTCATTTGACACGGGAAAGGTCTATCTGCGGAAAATATCGAAAATTCAGGGGATGTAG
- a CDS encoding chemotaxis protein CheA, giving the protein MSADMHQQVFINEATELLQELEQSLLELEDDPCDQELIARVFRAMHTIKGSGAMFGFEHIASLVHSIETVYDMVRNEAICISREMLDYSLKSCDVIREMLTDTNMKADSPLALEIAAFFGKAANVIKQEPKAAAAGPVLKTKGSMATYRITFKPNKNILLQGSNPTLLINELKEMGKASVVVYTSDVPDLEELEPDFCYISWDVILTTDKSEDDIRDVFIFVMDECDLTVTLADDLSGEDAPEKRIGEILMQRGYLSQQQLNEVLNEKKFLGQLMVEKGIVSPEELDSALVEQAHIKNVRAQKSAAAEAASSIRVPSERLDALVDLVGELVTVQARLSQVAGSRNDADMLKVAEEVERLVWDLRDNTMSIRMLEIGSTFSRFKRLVRDLSQELGKEIELVTFGGETEIDKTVIEKLGDPLVHLIRNSIDHGIELPADRVAAGKPAKGHITLQASHSGDSVLIEIVDDGRGINKQAVLNKAKSKGLIAENAELSDKEIFELIFASGFSTAEAVSSVSGRGVGMDVVRRNIEALRGTIDINSVQGVGTSISLKLPLTLAIIDGLLVSIGNQFFIIPLSIVNECIEFRPADNKSQSGRRIIMVRNELIPYVPLRSFFHMTGEEPEIQQIVIISVDGRRVGFVVDSVVGDHQTVIKSLGKMFKEIDCISGASVLGDGSVALIIDILKIYGDIG; this is encoded by the coding sequence ATGTCCGCAGACATGCATCAGCAGGTCTTTATTAACGAGGCAACCGAACTGCTGCAGGAGTTGGAGCAATCCCTTCTGGAACTGGAGGACGATCCGTGCGATCAGGAACTGATAGCCCGGGTTTTCCGTGCCATGCACACCATAAAAGGCTCAGGGGCAATGTTCGGATTCGAGCATATCGCTTCTCTGGTGCATAGCATAGAGACCGTTTACGACATGGTGCGAAACGAAGCAATCTGTATTTCCAGAGAGATGCTGGACTACTCGCTGAAGTCATGCGATGTCATCAGGGAGATGCTCACCGATACGAACATGAAGGCGGATTCGCCTCTGGCTCTGGAAATTGCTGCATTTTTCGGAAAGGCCGCAAATGTTATAAAACAGGAACCGAAAGCCGCTGCGGCTGGACCCGTTTTAAAAACAAAGGGCAGCATGGCGACCTACAGAATCACTTTCAAACCCAACAAGAACATTCTTCTGCAGGGTAGCAATCCCACTCTGCTGATAAACGAGCTGAAGGAGATGGGCAAGGCATCTGTTGTGGTATACACGTCCGATGTTCCCGATCTGGAAGAGCTTGAACCTGACTTTTGTTATATTTCATGGGATGTTATCCTGACCACGGATAAGTCCGAGGATGATATCCGTGACGTTTTTATATTTGTGATGGATGAATGCGACCTGACGGTAACTCTGGCAGACGACCTTTCGGGAGAGGATGCTCCCGAGAAGCGTATCGGCGAGATACTTATGCAGAGGGGATATCTCAGTCAACAGCAGCTGAACGAGGTGCTGAATGAGAAGAAATTCCTCGGTCAGCTTATGGTGGAGAAGGGAATAGTCTCTCCGGAAGAGCTGGATTCGGCTCTGGTGGAGCAGGCACACATAAAAAACGTTCGTGCCCAGAAGAGTGCCGCAGCAGAAGCTGCCTCTTCAATCCGTGTTCCTTCTGAAAGGCTCGATGCGCTGGTAGATCTGGTGGGCGAACTGGTGACTGTTCAGGCAAGACTCAGTCAGGTAGCGGGCAGCCGCAACGATGCGGATATGCTGAAGGTTGCGGAAGAGGTTGAGCGTCTGGTCTGGGATCTGCGTGACAACACAATGAGCATCCGCATGCTTGAGATAGGCTCCACATTCAGCCGCTTCAAAAGGCTGGTGCGTGACCTCTCGCAGGAGCTGGGCAAAGAGATCGAGCTTGTGACCTTCGGCGGCGAAACCGAGATAGACAAGACCGTAATAGAGAAACTCGGCGATCCGCTGGTGCATCTTATCCGCAACAGCATCGACCACGGAATAGAGCTTCCTGCTGACAGGGTGGCGGCGGGCAAGCCTGCCAAAGGGCATATTACCCTTCAGGCGAGCCACTCCGGCGACAGCGTTCTCATAGAGATAGTGGACGACGGGCGCGGGATCAACAAACAGGCTGTTCTGAACAAGGCAAAGTCCAAAGGACTGATAGCCGAGAATGCCGAACTCTCAGACAAAGAGATATTCGAACTGATATTTGCATCGGGATTTTCCACTGCTGAAGCTGTATCCAGCGTTTCCGGCCGTGGCGTCGGCATGGATGTTGTCCGCAGAAACATAGAGGCTCTGCGGGGAACCATAGATATCAACAGCGTTCAGGGAGTGGGAACATCAATCTCATTGAAACTGCCGCTCACTCTGGCAATCATAGACGGTCTTCTGGTCAGCATCGGAAACCAGTTCTTCATCATACCACTTTCAATAGTTAACGAGTGTATCGAGTTTCGTCCGGCTGACAACAAAAGCCAGTCCGGAAGACGCATCATCATGGTGCGCAACGAACTGATCCCTTATGTGCCGCTTCGCAGCTTCTTCCACATGACAGGAGAGGAACCGGAGATTCAGCAGATAGTTATCATAAGTGTTGACGGACGAAGGGTTGGCTTTGTGGTGGATAGTGTTGTGGGAGACCACCAGACGGTTATCAAATCTCTCGGCAAAATGTTTAAGGAAATTGACTGCATATCGGGTGCGTCGGTGCTTGGCGACGGCTCGGTTGCGCTCATTATAGATATTTTAAAAATATACGGCGACATAGGTTAA
- a CDS encoding C40 family peptidase, translating to MNVNIIASLIITVFFIFSLSGCYRNIQPSEPAAAARPSEETQKPILSWAERNVYGRFDDYELRELTHEEKMSLIEQIKAAEGVRYVWGGENPDTGLDCSGLIIWAYGSLGYKGFRKDENVVHDVTAHDMFTYSATSLSAMADTRELLSYETGDFLFFDMNSDGRIDHVAVFISFDETTDTVSVWDASTNTKMVALREIKNILTKNPLIGRPTKLVPRGEGSLTAR from the coding sequence ATGAACGTTAATATAATAGCATCCTTAATAATAACTGTATTCTTTATTTTCTCGCTCAGCGGATGCTACAGAAATATTCAGCCCTCTGAGCCGGCTGCCGCAGCGAGACCATCTGAGGAGACGCAAAAGCCGATCCTTTCGTGGGCCGAGCGCAACGTTTACGGCAGATTCGACGACTACGAACTGCGTGAGCTGACCCATGAGGAGAAGATGTCGCTGATTGAACAGATAAAGGCTGCGGAGGGTGTCCGCTACGTCTGGGGAGGGGAGAACCCCGATACGGGGCTTGACTGCTCCGGACTCATCATCTGGGCATACGGCAGTCTGGGCTATAAAGGATTCCGCAAGGATGAGAACGTGGTGCATGATGTGACTGCCCACGACATGTTCACCTACAGCGCAACATCCCTTTCCGCCATGGCAGACACAAGGGAGCTTTTAAGCTATGAAACGGGTGATTTTCTGTTCTTCGATATGAACTCCGACGGCCGCATCGATCATGTGGCAGTGTTCATCAGCTTCGACGAAACCACAGATACGGTCAGTGTATGGGATGCATCCACAAACACCAAAATGGTGGCCTTGCGGGAGATTAAGAACATACTGACCAAAAACCCGCTGATAGGCAGACCCACAAAACTGGTTCCCAGAGGCGAAGGCAGTCTCACTGCCAGATAG
- a CDS encoding chemotaxis protein CheW — MEEKINGKGGASSQVLTFKLADEVYGVDIMSVREVLDFSSVTKVPHTPDFMVGVINLRGNVVPVVDLKKKFRLGDTVRTVNTCIIIVEVEVDGDSTVLGALADSVQEVVEFEHETIEDAPKIGTQLNTAFIAGMAKRETGFVIILNVNAVFSMNEIGSYTVAATETAVES; from the coding sequence ATGGAAGAGAAAATAAACGGAAAGGGCGGCGCCAGCAGTCAGGTGCTGACCTTTAAACTGGCAGACGAGGTTTACGGGGTGGACATTATGTCCGTTAGGGAGGTTCTTGACTTCTCCAGCGTGACAAAGGTTCCCCACACGCCCGACTTTATGGTGGGTGTTATAAATCTTCGGGGCAACGTTGTCCCTGTGGTGGATCTTAAGAAAAAGTTCAGACTGGGCGACACAGTGAGAACGGTCAACACCTGCATCATCATTGTTGAGGTGGAGGTTGACGGCGATTCCACAGTGCTGGGCGCACTGGCGGATTCGGTTCAGGAGGTGGTTGAGTTTGAACACGAGACCATCGAGGATGCACCGAAAATAGGTACACAGCTGAACACTGCATTCATAGCGGGTATGGCGAAGCGGGAGACCGGATTTGTCATAATCCTGAATGTGAACGCCGTGTTTTCTATGAACGAGATAGGCTCATATACAGTGGCTGCGACAGAAACGGCGGTTGAAAGTTAA
- a CDS encoding pirin family protein, with protein sequence MKLREIKEIVAGRPSIDGAGVHLMRVLSRRNVVSFDPFLMLDAFDSTDPNDYVLGFPMHPHRGIETVTYLIEGRIEHQDSMGNKGEIVSGSCQWMTAGRGILHQEMPKAAPRMLGLQLWVNLAADKKMTEPAYRDITPDLVTKVEDETAHVAIVAGEYKGHRGGTRGEYIPVTFLDVTVKPGQTWEYDTKEDENLFVYTMLGSCVFGSADEPAQPKRAVLFTEGDYFRASSENGGRFILVSGKPLREPVAWGGPIVMNTEEELQQAFAELEDGTFIR encoded by the coding sequence ATGAAACTGAGAGAGATTAAAGAGATTGTCGCAGGCAGACCGTCCATAGACGGAGCCGGAGTGCATCTGATGCGGGTGCTCAGCAGGCGCAACGTGGTGAGTTTCGACCCGTTCCTGATGCTGGATGCCTTCGATTCAACAGACCCGAACGACTATGTTCTGGGTTTTCCGATGCACCCCCACAGAGGGATAGAGACTGTCACATATCTTATAGAGGGCAGGATAGAGCATCAGGACAGCATGGGCAACAAGGGAGAGATAGTTTCGGGCTCCTGCCAGTGGATGACAGCGGGCAGAGGGATTCTGCATCAGGAGATGCCCAAGGCCGCTCCCAGAATGCTTGGGCTTCAGCTCTGGGTGAACCTTGCCGCCGATAAGAAGATGACGGAACCTGCATACAGAGACATAACCCCCGACCTTGTGACAAAGGTTGAGGACGAAACGGCGCACGTTGCCATCGTTGCCGGAGAATACAAAGGGCACAGGGGCGGCACAAGGGGCGAGTATATTCCTGTGACCTTTCTGGATGTAACCGTTAAGCCGGGGCAGACATGGGAATATGATACTAAAGAGGATGAAAATCTGTTTGTTTATACAATGCTCGGAAGCTGTGTATTCGGCAGTGCAGACGAACCTGCACAGCCTAAAAGAGCTGTCCTTTTCACCGAAGGGGACTATTTCAGAGCGTCTTCCGAAAATGGCGGCAGGTTCATTCTGGTTTCCGGAAAACCCCTGCGGGAACCTGTTGCGTGGGGCGGGCCAATAGTAATGAACACCGAAGAGGAGCTTCAGCAGGCTTTTGCCGAGCTTGAGGACGGAACTTTCATAAGATAA
- a CDS encoding response regulator, translated as MSKTILTVDDSASIRQMVKFTLTKEGYAVVEASDGKDALAKIAGKKIDMVVTDLNMPNMDGITLIKELRAKPEFRFTPIIMLTTESQDSKKSEGKAAGATGWIVKPFQPEQLVSVTKKVLG; from the coding sequence ATGTCTAAAACAATTCTTACTGTAGATGATTCGGCAAGTATACGTCAGATGGTCAAGTTCACCCTCACCAAAGAGGGCTATGCAGTTGTGGAGGCGTCGGACGGAAAGGATGCGCTGGCAAAGATCGCAGGGAAGAAGATCGACATGGTCGTAACGGATCTTAACATGCCGAACATGGACGGAATAACACTGATAAAAGAACTGAGGGCTAAGCCCGAGTTCCGTTTTACTCCCATAATAATGCTCACGACAGAATCACAGGACAGTAAGAAGAGCGAGGGCAAAGCCGCAGGTGCCACCGGATGGATCGTTAAACCTTTTCAGCCGGAACAGCTGGTGTCGGTAACGAAAAAAGTATTGGGGTGA